From one Phycisphaerae bacterium genomic stretch:
- a CDS encoding glycyl radical protein codes for MTERTARLRKASLDAKPHLSHERASLLTDFYLANEGKFSVPVMRGRSFHDLCEHKTICLGDEELIVGERGPAPKSVPTYPELTCHSLEDLRILNSRPKTSYAVSEECMKAYADKIIPYWRDRSIRDRIFKVMTPEWLDAYRAGLFTEFMEQRAPGHTVLDDKIYRKGMLDFKQDIADTLAGLDPLTDPLAYAKREQLLAMDIACDAMILLARRHAELARHRAAAESNPRRRAELEKIADVCTHVPAHAPRDFHEALQYYWFCHLAVITELNGWDSFSPGHLDQHLLPFYRRGLEMGELTRDSARELLEAFFVKFNNHPAPPKVGVTAEESGTYTDFANINLAGLLPDGSDGSNELTHLLLDIVEEMHLLQPSSNVQLSRKTPDAVLKHTLRVLRNGYGFPSIFNADAVVEEQLRQGKTLADARAGGCSGCVETGAFGKEAYILTGYFNLVKILELTLHDGVDPGTGRQLGLKTGTLTTYRSFGELFTAFRRQVRHFIDLKIRGNQVIEQMYATLMPAPFLSVITDDCIRKGLDYNAGGARYNNTYIQFVGIGSLTDCLSAIRQLVFQDQAITPAELLAALDANFERHEILRQRLVNKTHRYGNDDDAADHLAVAVFDMLVEDLDGRPNSKGGHYRVEMLPTTCHVYFGSVTGAMPDGRKAGLPLSEGISPVQGADRNGPTAVLKSAAKMDHIKAGGALLNMKFSPSLLADDDTLDKLGHLVRSYFKMDGHHVQFNVVTADTLRRAQAAPESHRDLIVRVAGYSDYFCDLSPELQNEIIERTEHGRF; via the coding sequence ATGACCGAACGTACCGCCAGACTCCGAAAAGCGAGCCTCGATGCCAAGCCCCACCTCTCCCACGAACGGGCCAGCCTCCTGACCGACTTCTACTTGGCCAACGAGGGCAAGTTCTCGGTGCCAGTCATGCGCGGGCGGTCTTTCCACGACCTCTGCGAGCACAAGACGATCTGCCTGGGGGACGAGGAGCTGATCGTCGGCGAGCGCGGTCCGGCCCCCAAGTCGGTACCGACCTATCCCGAGCTCACCTGTCACAGCCTGGAAGATCTGCGCATCCTCAACTCCCGACCGAAGACGAGCTACGCGGTTTCCGAGGAGTGCATGAAGGCCTACGCCGACAAGATCATCCCCTACTGGCGGGACCGCAGCATCCGCGACCGGATCTTCAAGGTCATGACCCCCGAGTGGCTCGATGCTTACCGGGCGGGCCTGTTCACCGAATTCATGGAACAGCGCGCACCAGGTCACACCGTGCTCGACGACAAGATCTACCGCAAAGGCATGCTCGACTTCAAGCAGGACATCGCTGACACCCTGGCCGGTTTGGATCCGCTCACTGATCCGCTGGCGTACGCGAAGCGCGAACAACTCCTGGCCATGGACATCGCCTGCGACGCCATGATCCTCCTCGCCCGGCGGCACGCGGAACTCGCCCGTCACCGGGCCGCAGCGGAATCGAACCCTCGCCGGCGTGCGGAACTGGAGAAGATCGCCGACGTCTGCACCCACGTGCCCGCCCACGCCCCGCGCGATTTCCACGAGGCCCTGCAGTACTACTGGTTCTGCCATCTCGCGGTCATCACCGAGCTCAACGGCTGGGACTCGTTCAGCCCCGGCCACCTGGACCAGCATCTGCTGCCGTTCTATCGCCGCGGGCTGGAAATGGGCGAGCTCACCCGTGATTCCGCCCGCGAACTGCTTGAGGCGTTCTTCGTCAAATTCAACAACCACCCCGCGCCACCCAAAGTTGGCGTCACCGCCGAGGAAAGCGGTACCTATACCGATTTCGCCAACATCAACCTCGCCGGCCTGCTTCCCGACGGGTCCGACGGCTCGAATGAACTGACCCACCTCCTGCTCGATATTGTCGAGGAGATGCACCTGCTCCAGCCGAGCTCGAATGTCCAGCTCTCGCGCAAGACCCCCGACGCGGTTCTCAAGCACACGCTGCGCGTGCTCCGGAATGGGTACGGATTTCCCTCGATCTTCAACGCCGACGCCGTGGTCGAGGAGCAGCTCCGTCAAGGCAAGACGCTCGCAGATGCCCGGGCCGGAGGATGCAGCGGATGCGTCGAAACCGGAGCGTTCGGCAAGGAGGCTTACATCCTCACCGGTTATTTCAACCTGGTCAAAATCCTCGAGCTGACCCTGCACGACGGCGTCGATCCGGGCACCGGCCGGCAGCTCGGGCTCAAGACCGGCACCCTGACCACCTACAGGAGTTTCGGGGAGCTCTTTACTGCGTTCCGGCGGCAAGTGCGGCACTTCATCGACCTCAAGATCCGCGGCAACCAGGTCATCGAGCAGATGTACGCCACGCTGATGCCGGCACCGTTCCTGTCGGTGATCACCGACGACTGCATCCGCAAGGGGCTGGACTATAACGCCGGCGGAGCCCGGTACAACAACACCTACATCCAGTTCGTCGGCATCGGCAGCCTCACCGACTGCCTGTCCGCCATCCGCCAGCTCGTGTTCCAGGACCAGGCCATCACCCCCGCCGAACTACTCGCGGCCCTCGACGCTAACTTCGAGAGACACGAGATCCTGCGCCAGCGACTGGTCAACAAGACCCATCGATACGGCAACGACGACGACGCGGCCGACCATCTGGCGGTCGCGGTATTCGACATGCTGGTCGAGGATCTCGATGGCCGGCCCAACAGCAAAGGCGGCCACTACCGCGTGGAGATGCTCCCAACCACCTGCCACGTGTACTTCGGCTCGGTGACCGGGGCAATGCCCGACGGCCGAAAGGCCGGACTGCCTCTGTCCGAGGGCATTTCGCCCGTCCAGGGCGCAGATCGCAACGGACCCACCGCCGTGCTCAAGTCCGCGGCCAAGATGGACCACATCAAGGCCGGCGGGGCCTTGCTCAACATGAAGTTCTCGCCCTCACTGCTGGCCGACGATGACACCCTCGACAAGCTCGGCCACCTCGTGCGGTCCTACTTCAAGATGGACGGCCACCACGTCCAGTTCAACGTCGTGACCGCCGACACCCTTCGCAGGGCCCAGGCCGCGCCCGAATCCCATCGCGACCTGATCGTACGCGTGGCGGGCTACAGCGACTACTTCTGCGACCTCTCCCCCGAGCTCCAGAATGAGATCATCGAGCGGACCGAGCATGGCCGCTTCTGA
- a CDS encoding prepilin-type N-terminal cleavage/methylation domain-containing protein: MRRRGFTLIEILVVVSIIALLIAVLLPSLSQARESGKRTVCLHNLRMLGVAWVVYAQSHHDYMVNGFANNDPARLGWVRLLDSLPTAKPIQEQIDALRFGALFKYTPVVDVYRCPATKKNEIRTYSCVQSMRGYIEWFGAEWVMIRTTQIKRPSARIVYLDDYPEDWDACWMVSHLEPKWWNPIPMRHGKGTALSFADGHSEWWRWTDQRSIAFGSLSWAAAEASAKSSQPDNKDLRRLTLAVWGRLGY; the protein is encoded by the coding sequence ATGAGACGAAGAGGCTTCACCCTGATCGAGATTCTGGTCGTGGTGTCCATCATTGCCTTGCTGATCGCTGTCCTTCTGCCTTCCTTGAGCCAGGCCAGAGAAAGTGGGAAGCGAACCGTCTGCCTGCACAACCTAAGAATGCTGGGCGTGGCCTGGGTCGTATACGCGCAAAGCCACCACGACTACATGGTGAACGGCTTCGCGAACAACGATCCGGCCAGACTGGGTTGGGTCAGGCTTCTGGACTCTCTGCCGACGGCCAAGCCGATCCAGGAGCAGATTGACGCCCTCCGGTTTGGGGCCCTGTTCAAGTACACGCCCGTGGTCGACGTCTATCGATGCCCCGCCACGAAGAAGAACGAGATCCGCACCTACAGCTGTGTGCAGTCCATGCGCGGCTACATCGAGTGGTTCGGTGCGGAATGGGTGATGATCCGCACCACCCAGATCAAGCGGCCCAGTGCCCGGATCGTGTACCTCGATGACTATCCCGAGGATTGGGATGCCTGCTGGATGGTGTCCCACCTTGAGCCCAAATGGTGGAATCCGATCCCGATGCGTCATGGCAAGGGCACGGCGTTGAGCTTCGCGGACGGCCACTCCGAATGGTGGCGGTGGACCGATCAGCGGTCCATCGCGTTTGGGTCCTTGAGCTGGGCTGCCGCCGAAGCGAGTGCGAAGAGTTCCCAGCCAGACAACAAGGATCTGCGGAGGCTGACGCTGGCCGTCTGGGGACGGCTTGGCTACTGA
- a CDS encoding 6-phosphofructokinase: MGHLLTGNAVVGQAGGPTAVINQSLVGVIQEVQKYHHIPRLLGARHGVRGIVNEQFYDLNRQPTNMLELVAQTPAAALGATRDKPDVEYCEKIFNVFRKHDVRYFFYIGGNDSAQTAQIVNRLATDAKYELRVIHIPKTIDNDLLVTDHCPGYGSAAKFVASAFIGDDLDNRALKGVKINILMGRHAGFLTAASILARQRPDDGPHLVYLPERPFDLDKFVNDVESVFDRFGRCVVAISEGISDVHGAPWAEKVQVMRKEAMERDDFGNVQLSAGAGSLADYLSAMVRQKCKSIRRVRADTFGYLQRSFPSSYSEVDAWEARLVGQMAVSYSMDADHDGSVALVRLPSTTYAVGTKLVPLREVAPENAPFTKDVPDEYINEACNNVLNSFREYVSPLVGDLPKVGWFEQITQMPV, translated from the coding sequence ATGGGACATCTATTGACCGGGAACGCTGTGGTAGGTCAGGCTGGCGGGCCGACCGCGGTAATCAACCAATCGCTGGTCGGTGTCATCCAGGAAGTCCAGAAATACCACCACATTCCCCGGCTCTTGGGGGCCCGCCACGGCGTGCGAGGCATTGTCAACGAGCAGTTCTACGATTTGAACCGCCAGCCAACCAACATGCTGGAACTGGTGGCGCAAACGCCGGCCGCCGCCCTCGGCGCTACGCGTGACAAGCCCGACGTCGAGTACTGCGAGAAGATTTTCAACGTCTTTCGCAAACATGATGTCCGCTATTTCTTCTACATCGGCGGCAACGATTCGGCCCAGACCGCCCAGATCGTCAACCGCCTGGCCACCGACGCCAAATACGAGCTTCGCGTCATCCACATTCCCAAGACCATCGACAACGATCTCCTGGTGACCGACCATTGCCCGGGTTACGGCAGTGCGGCGAAGTTCGTGGCCTCGGCCTTCATTGGTGACGATCTGGACAACCGAGCCCTCAAGGGCGTCAAGATCAACATCCTGATGGGTCGCCACGCCGGTTTCCTGACCGCGGCCAGCATTCTGGCCCGGCAGCGTCCGGACGATGGTCCGCACCTTGTCTATCTGCCGGAGCGACCGTTCGATCTGGATAAGTTTGTCAACGATGTCGAGAGCGTGTTCGACCGGTTCGGCCGATGCGTGGTCGCCATCTCCGAGGGCATCAGCGACGTCCACGGGGCTCCCTGGGCGGAGAAGGTTCAGGTCATGCGTAAGGAAGCCATGGAGCGTGACGATTTTGGGAACGTGCAGCTTTCTGCCGGCGCCGGCTCGCTGGCCGACTACCTTTCCGCCATGGTCCGCCAGAAATGCAAGAGTATCCGCCGCGTCCGGGCGGACACCTTCGGGTACTTGCAGCGCAGCTTCCCCAGTTCTTACAGCGAAGTGGACGCCTGGGAGGCCCGACTGGTCGGCCAGATGGCCGTGAGTTACTCGATGGACGCCGACCATGACGGCAGCGTCGCCCTGGTTCGGTTGCCGAGCACGACCTACGCGGTGGGTACCAAGCTCGTTCCGCTCCGCGAGGTCGCCCCGGAAAACGCCCCGTTTACCAAGGATGTGCCGGATGAGTACATCAACGAGGCCTGCAACAATGTGCTCAACAGCTTCCGCGAGTACGTCAGCCCGCTGGTCGGTGATCTGCCCAAGGTTGGCTGGTTCGAGCAGATCACCCAGATGCCGGTCTGA
- a CDS encoding glycyl-radical enzyme activating protein: MTSGVVLNIQRYSLQDGPGIRTTVFLKGCPLDCWWCHNPESRSHEQEIIVVENRCMRCGHCREACPTDLAGPCTRCGACVEACPTDARQMAGRTMTTRQVLTEIRKDLVFYEESGGGVSLSGGEPAMQHDFARSVLRACRDEGIHTAIDTSGYAPQEPLLAVAELADLVLYDLKLMDDARHVRYTGVSNATILENLLVLSRRHRTIWIRVPLIPGVNDDATELASIARFAAGVPGVRRLCLLPYHELGMHKSRRLGRPYRMNGTRAPDPEQLDRAARVFQAAGLEVMIGR, translated from the coding sequence TTGACAAGCGGAGTCGTGCTCAACATTCAGCGGTACTCGCTCCAGGATGGACCCGGCATCCGCACCACGGTCTTCCTCAAAGGGTGTCCGCTGGACTGCTGGTGGTGCCACAACCCGGAGAGCCGGTCGCACGAGCAGGAAATCATCGTCGTCGAGAACCGCTGCATGCGGTGCGGACACTGCCGCGAGGCCTGTCCGACCGATCTGGCCGGGCCGTGCACCCGGTGCGGGGCGTGTGTCGAGGCTTGCCCAACCGACGCCCGCCAGATGGCCGGCCGAACCATGACCACCCGGCAGGTACTCACGGAAATCCGCAAAGACCTCGTTTTCTACGAGGAATCGGGCGGCGGTGTCAGCCTGTCCGGCGGTGAACCGGCCATGCAGCACGACTTCGCCCGAAGCGTGCTCCGTGCCTGCCGCGACGAAGGCATCCATACCGCCATCGACACGAGCGGCTATGCCCCGCAAGAGCCGCTTCTCGCCGTCGCGGAACTGGCCGACCTGGTACTGTATGACCTCAAGCTGATGGACGATGCCCGCCATGTCCGATACACCGGGGTGTCGAACGCGACGATCCTCGAGAACCTGCTTGTCCTCAGCCGTCGGCACCGCACGATCTGGATTCGCGTGCCGCTCATACCCGGGGTGAACGACGACGCGACCGAACTGGCGAGCATCGCCCGATTCGCGGCCGGCGTCCCGGGCGTCCGCCGACTGTGCCTGCTACCCTACCACGAGCTGGGCATGCACAAGAGCCGCAGGCTCGGCCGGCCCTACCGGATGAACGGAACCCGCGCCCCGGATCCGGAACAGCTGGACCGGGCTGCCCGCGTGTTTCAAGCCGCCGGCCTCGAAGTGATGATCGGAAGGTAA
- the argS gene encoding arginine--tRNA ligase, giving the protein MKSMLGQIQRLFQTALVQSLGEQGHSVDPLIRPAADDRFGDYQSNVAMSLAKQLKQRPRDVAQRLVDLITPLATALCEPFEIAGPGFINIRLRNEWLAGNLNAVPPAEACDRLGIEPADPQTVVVDYSSPNVAKQMHVGHLRSTIIGDTFARMLEFEGHQVIRQNHVGDWGKQFGMLIAYLKEKMPAALDGSSTVHLADLEQFYREANAKAAEDPAFQDKARAEVVALHGGDPATLRAWQYFVDESRNHYMPVYGRLGVKLTAADERGESFYNHRLPDVVADLEREFGAADALPQPRPGVREPHITVIESDGALCIFHWLPSGEPMFKSPEGKPFPFIIRKSDGAYLYATTDLAAVQFRIRDLGADRIIYVTDARQAQHFEMLFSTVRAAGWTRRSGKPEVQLEHASFGSILGEDRKPLKTRSGENIRLSDLLDEAVNRAANLIRANEADPNKKRGFTAAEINDIAQAVGVGAVKYADLSQNRQSDYVFSWDKMLALEGNTAPYLMYAYARIRSIYRKGAESSSNLTGGRITLTEPAERVLARAILRFAETIENAAAGLRINLLTEYLYEVAGLFMKFYESCPVLGAATPEQRASRLRLCDLTARTLAIGLDLLGIRTVERM; this is encoded by the coding sequence ATGAAGTCGATGCTTGGCCAGATACAGAGACTCTTCCAGACCGCGCTCGTCCAGTCGCTCGGCGAGCAGGGGCATAGCGTAGACCCGCTGATTCGCCCGGCCGCCGACGACCGCTTCGGCGACTATCAGAGCAACGTGGCCATGAGTCTGGCCAAGCAGCTCAAGCAGAGACCGCGGGACGTCGCTCAGAGACTGGTCGACCTGATCACCCCCCTCGCCACCGCCCTCTGCGAGCCCTTTGAGATCGCCGGCCCGGGATTCATCAACATCCGCCTCCGAAACGAATGGCTCGCGGGCAATCTGAATGCCGTCCCGCCCGCCGAGGCGTGTGACCGCCTTGGGATCGAGCCGGCCGATCCCCAGACGGTGGTCGTGGACTACTCCAGTCCGAACGTCGCTAAGCAAATGCACGTCGGCCACCTGCGAAGCACCATCATCGGTGACACCTTCGCCCGCATGTTGGAGTTCGAGGGTCACCAGGTCATCCGCCAGAACCATGTCGGCGACTGGGGCAAGCAGTTCGGCATGCTCATCGCCTACCTGAAGGAGAAGATGCCCGCCGCTCTGGACGGCTCGAGCACCGTGCATCTGGCCGACCTTGAGCAGTTCTACCGCGAGGCCAACGCCAAGGCGGCCGAGGACCCGGCTTTCCAGGACAAGGCCCGAGCCGAAGTCGTGGCTCTGCACGGCGGCGATCCGGCGACACTCCGGGCGTGGCAGTATTTCGTGGACGAGTCCCGCAATCACTACATGCCGGTCTACGGCCGACTGGGCGTCAAGCTCACCGCAGCGGACGAACGCGGGGAGAGTTTCTACAACCACCGGCTGCCCGACGTCGTCGCCGATCTCGAACGGGAGTTCGGCGCGGCCGACGCATTGCCGCAGCCCAGGCCGGGAGTCCGCGAACCGCATATCACCGTCATCGAGTCGGACGGCGCCCTGTGCATCTTCCATTGGTTGCCGTCGGGCGAGCCGATGTTCAAGAGCCCCGAGGGCAAGCCGTTCCCCTTCATCATCCGCAAATCGGACGGCGCATACCTGTACGCGACCACCGACCTGGCGGCCGTGCAGTTCCGCATCCGTGATCTCGGCGCCGACCGTATCATCTACGTCACCGACGCTCGTCAGGCTCAGCACTTCGAGATGCTGTTCTCTACCGTTCGCGCCGCCGGATGGACCAGGCGATCCGGGAAGCCCGAGGTGCAGCTCGAACACGCGAGCTTCGGGTCGATCCTCGGGGAGGACCGCAAGCCGCTCAAGACCCGGAGCGGCGAGAACATCCGCCTGTCCGACCTGCTCGACGAGGCCGTCAATCGAGCGGCCAACCTGATCCGCGCGAACGAAGCCGATCCGAACAAGAAGCGCGGCTTCACCGCGGCAGAGATCAACGACATCGCCCAGGCGGTCGGCGTCGGAGCGGTGAAATACGCCGACCTCTCGCAAAACCGTCAGAGCGACTACGTCTTCAGTTGGGACAAGATGCTCGCCCTCGAAGGCAACACCGCCCCCTACCTTATGTACGCCTATGCCCGCATTCGCTCGATCTACCGCAAAGGGGCAGAGTCGAGCAGCAACCTGACCGGCGGGCGGATCACGCTCACTGAACCGGCCGAGCGCGTCCTGGCTCGCGCGATCCTCCGCTTCGCCGAGACAATCGAGAACGCCGCCGCCGGCCTGCGGATCAACCTGCTAACCGAGTACCTCTACGAGGTCGCCGGCCTGTTCATGAAGTTCTACGAGTCCTGTCCCGTCCTCGGCGCCGCCACCCCCGAACAGCGCGCCAGCCGCCTGCGCCTCTGCGACCTCACCGCCCGAACCCTGGCCATCGGCCTCGACCTGCTGGGGATACGAACGGTGGAGCGAATGTAG
- a CDS encoding M2 family metallopeptidase: MPKLGYHPIGIPTHKPLPGTDHIREHKLYASGYSRSPYGVARMKSDPGCDLPALVKTVPRVVFVVLLLAIFANLQAAPTDADRQCAALCEEYAARFKPLFIAQQRAWWDANITGTEAAYARKQVADQALIDMHADRAFFAGVQSARKAGNITDPLLRRQLDVMYRSFLENQADPDVQKRIVALQNEVDRLFNNYRPRLGDRPVHENDLRGILAKTADPAEAEAAWKAYMGVGAPIAPRLAEMARLRNDLAHKLGYRNYHALSLFLQELDETEFFKLFDELDVLTRAPYAKLKAEIDRERAVRFHITATELRPWHYGDFFFQELPAEQQAGLEEAYTGADPVALSRKYYAGLGLAIDDILARSDLYEKPGKCPHGYGTDMDRSGDVRVIANLKPNLYWSTTMIHEAGHAIYYKYICADLPFLLRDVSHSMTTEGIAQMFGAATRTEPFLTRVLGLPADRANSLSRSVQGAIHADRLVFSRWSQVMVRFEQGLYADPEQDLAKLWSELRGQYQSLAAEGLAGRPDYAAKFHLFTNPVYYHNYLMGELFAAQIRHHLLANVAPGRDAAAVLCGHPEVGEYLRRQVFEPGNRYSWRELITRATGEPLTARHFVEESIPEAR, from the coding sequence ATGCCGAAGCTGGGCTACCATCCTATCGGGATTCCCACGCACAAGCCGCTGCCCGGAACAGACCATATTCGTGAGCACAAGCTCTATGCCTCGGGCTACTCGCGCAGTCCGTATGGCGTAGCGAGGATGAAGTCCGATCCGGGCTGCGACCTGCCCGCGTTGGTCAAGACGGTGCCGCGCGTGGTCTTCGTCGTCCTGCTGCTCGCGATCTTCGCGAACCTGCAGGCCGCACCGACCGATGCGGACCGCCAGTGTGCGGCTCTCTGCGAGGAATACGCCGCCAGGTTCAAGCCGCTGTTCATTGCCCAGCAGAGGGCGTGGTGGGACGCCAACATCACCGGGACGGAAGCTGCCTACGCCCGCAAGCAGGTCGCGGACCAGGCCCTGATCGATATGCATGCCGACCGCGCGTTCTTCGCGGGCGTCCAGTCGGCCAGAAAAGCGGGCAATATCACCGACCCGCTTCTGCGCCGGCAGCTCGATGTCATGTACCGCTCGTTTCTGGAGAATCAGGCCGATCCCGATGTCCAGAAGCGGATCGTTGCCCTGCAGAACGAGGTGGATCGGCTGTTCAACAACTACCGTCCGCGACTCGGTGACCGGCCCGTTCACGAGAACGACCTCCGCGGGATCCTGGCCAAGACTGCGGATCCGGCCGAGGCCGAGGCCGCCTGGAAGGCGTACATGGGCGTGGGAGCGCCGATCGCGCCGCGGCTGGCCGAAATGGCCCGGCTGCGCAATGATCTGGCCCACAAGCTCGGCTACCGCAACTACCATGCCCTCAGCCTGTTCCTGCAGGAGCTCGACGAGACCGAGTTCTTCAAGCTCTTCGATGAGCTGGACGTCCTCACCCGCGCGCCCTACGCCAAGCTGAAGGCGGAGATCGACCGTGAACGGGCCGTGCGATTCCACATCACGGCCACCGAGCTGCGGCCGTGGCATTACGGCGACTTCTTCTTTCAGGAGCTGCCGGCCGAGCAGCAGGCGGGGCTGGAGGAGGCCTACACCGGCGCCGACCCCGTCGCCCTGAGCCGCAAGTATTATGCCGGTCTTGGCCTGGCGATCGATGACATCCTGGCCCGCAGCGATCTATACGAGAAGCCGGGCAAATGCCCCCACGGTTATGGCACGGACATGGACCGTTCCGGCGACGTGCGTGTGATCGCCAATCTGAAACCGAACCTCTACTGGTCGACGACGATGATCCACGAAGCGGGGCACGCGATCTACTACAAATACATCTGCGCGGATCTGCCGTTCCTGTTACGCGACGTGTCCCACTCCATGACCACCGAGGGCATTGCCCAGATGTTCGGAGCCGCCACCCGTACCGAGCCGTTTCTGACCCGTGTGCTGGGGCTGCCGGCCGACCGGGCGAACAGCCTGAGCCGCTCGGTACAGGGTGCGATCCACGCGGACCGGCTGGTCTTCAGCCGCTGGTCGCAGGTGATGGTTCGCTTCGAGCAGGGCTTGTACGCCGATCCGGAGCAGGACTTGGCCAAGCTCTGGAGTGAACTGCGGGGGCAATACCAGTCGCTGGCGGCCGAGGGGCTGGCCGGGCGGCCTGACTACGCCGCCAAATTCCACCTTTTCACCAACCCGGTGTACTACCACAACTACCTGATGGGCGAGCTGTTCGCGGCTCAGATCCGCCACCATCTGCTCGCGAATGTCGCACCGGGCAGGGATGCGGCGGCAGTGCTGTGTGGGCATCCGGAAGTGGGCGAGTACCTGCGCCGGCAGGTGTTCGAGCCGGGCAACCGGTATTCCTGGCGGGAGCTGATCACACGTGCGACTGGCGAGCCGCTGACTGCCAGGCATTTCGTCGAGGAGTCTATTCCGGAAGCCCGTTAG